Proteins encoded within one genomic window of Macrotis lagotis isolate mMagLag1 chromosome 3, bilby.v1.9.chrom.fasta, whole genome shotgun sequence:
- the ADRA2C gene encoding LOW QUALITY PROTEIN: alpha-2C adrenergic receptor (The sequence of the model RefSeq protein was modified relative to this genomic sequence to represent the inferred CDS: deleted 2 bases in 2 codons), with product MKAASPGGEDPSDSAPEPGPGRGRLCFGSGSGGVGGVMDLQLPPNSTDSGHRGGSPNESLWAGERQPPSQYSPAEVAGLAAVVSFLIVFTIVGNVLVVIAVLTSRALKAPQNLFLVSLASADILVATLVMPFSLANELMNYWYFGKVWCDIYLALDVLFCTSSIVHLCAISLDRYWSVTQAVEYNLKRTPRRIKGIIVTVWLISAVISFPPLISLYRDPEDDLYPQCELNDETWYILSSCIGSFFAPCIIMVLVYVRIYRVAKLRTRTLSEKRTVPEGSSQTENGLSRPPGGAGPSTTTNAAAAAAASLRLQAGENGHYHLHHHHHHLHHHHHHHHHHHQLRKSAELEDIELEESSTSENRRRRRSREEAAAARKGSRGFSFSFSSAKGGPPAGAGSRLSRASNRSLEFFSSHRRRKRSSLCRRKVTQAREKRFTFVLAVVMGVFVVCWFPFFFTYSLYGICREACQVPETLFKFFFWIGYCNSSLNPVIYTIFNQDFRRSFKHILFKKKKKTFLQ from the exons ATGAAGGCTGCGAGCCCGGGCGGCGAGGACCCGAGC GACTCTGCTCCGGAGCCCGGGCCCGGGAGGGGACGCCTCTGCTTCGGCTCTGGTAGCGGGGGGGTCGGG GGGGTCATGGATCTCCAGCTGCCGCCCAACAGCACCGACTCCGGCCACCGCGGGGGGTCCCCCAACGAGTCCCTGTGGGCCGGGGAGAGGCAGCCCCCGAGCCAGTACTCGCCCGCCGAGGTGGCCGGCTTGGCGGCGGTGGTGAGTTTTCTCATCGTCTTCACCATCGTGGGCAACGTGCTGGTGGTGATCGCCGTGCTGACCAGCCGCGCCCTCAAGGCCCCCCAGAACTTGTTCCTCGTGTCCCTGGCCAGCGCGGACATTCTGGTGGCCACCCTGGTCATGCCCTTCTCGCTGGCCAACGAGCTGATGAACTACTGGTACTTCGGCAAGGTGTGGTGCGACATCTACCTGGCGCTGGACGTGCTCTTCTGCACCTCCTCCATCGTGCACCTTTGCGCCATCAGCCTGGACCGCTACTGGTCCGTGACGCAGGCGGTGGAGTACAACCTGAAGCGCACCCCGCGCCGGATCAAAGGCATCATCGTGACGGTGTGGCTCATCTCGGCCGTCATCTCCTTCCCTCCGCTCATCTCCCTCTACCGGGACCCGGAGGACGACCTGTACCCCCAGTGCGAACTCAACGACGAGACGTGGTACATCCTGTCCTCCTGCATCGGCTCCTTCTTCGCCCCCTGCATCATCATGGTGCTGGTGTACGTGCGCATCTACCGGGTAGCCAAGCTGCGGACGCGGACGCTGTCGGAGAAGCGCACGGTGCCCGAGGGCTCGTCCCAGACGGAGAACGGGCTCAGCCGGCCGCCCGGGGGGGCGGGACCCTCGACGACCACCaacgccgccgccgccgccgccgcctccctgCGGCTCCAGGCCGGGGAGAACGGGCACtaccacctccaccaccaccaccaccacctccatcaccaccaccaccatcaccaccaccaccaccagctgCGCAAGAGCGCCGAGCTGGAGGACATCGAGCTGGAGGAGAGCAGCACCTCGGAGAACCGGCGCAGGCGGCGCAGCCGAGAGGAGGCGGCCGCCGCCCGCAAGGGCAGCCGCggcttctccttctccttctcctccgcCAAAGGAGGCCCGCCGGCCGGCGCCGGGAGCCGCCTGTCCCGGGCCAGCAACCGCTCCCTCGAGTTCTTCTCGTCCCACCGGCGCCGCAAGCGTAGCAGCCTGTGCCGCCGAAAGGTGACCCAGGCCCGGGAGAAGCGCTTCACCTTCGTGCTGGCCGTGGTCATGGGCGTCTTCGTGGTCTGCTGGTTCCCTTTCTTTTTCACCTACAGCCTGTACGGCATCTGCAGGGAGGCCTGCCAGGTGCCCGAGACTCtcttcaagttctttttctggatcgGCTACTGCAACAGCTCTCTCAACCCGGTCATCTACACCATCTTCAACCAGGACTTCCGCAGGTCCTTCAAACACATCTTgttcaagaagaagaagaagacctTCTTGCAGTGA